Below is a genomic region from Lineus longissimus chromosome 16, tnLinLong1.2, whole genome shotgun sequence.
gaggtctacccgagcggtcttgattatataaccaatgaccgacagcgaggtattaatttctattctaaaaggtttcaaaattaaacaaattaaatacgatttgaaaggtatatatgttccgttttcgtcaaagaatgatccagcctggtgtccggaactccgccatattgttgcttgtgaagatgacgtcacgcagcaagggaattcccagtctgctagctcgatttctaccatttcctcgtctttgacctcttctgaatcctgactgacgacctcgaaagagtcctcgggtatcctccctacttcacaaatcccaatatatcggggaatacttcaaaatctcgtgttcttgacattgttttgtggggctgagtcgttgcttcttggtgaaaataattcgtctgctaaaattcagaattttatacctacccaggcggtcattggttacgataccaagaccgctccgatcaaaacgaggcgtaatgtattttgtattagaaacaatgatatactgtgactaaggccttttagaatgaaGCGTAACATTCTATGTCCTCTCTCGTCGAACTCCGGCAGACAAATGGCAGACTAAAGGTACCCAAACCGTCCATTAGATCTGAGGCCGCCCTATTAACAAATGACAGGAAAAGAGCGCTACCTTAAACACtgcttaatgttaccattaacctagatattttaaaagcACCTTCTTGATATGCCCTGCTCGTAAAGTGACCGTCATCAAGATGCCATTAGCGTTAATGGAACTATATTAGGCTTTATAGTATAGGCCCCAGGTGCACATGCCATAAAGATTTTGATGAGGCTCCATCATGGTACTTTAATGGAAGAATTTAAGTCCATGGTAATGCCACGTCACTAAATACTTTCATGTAGCGTTTTTATCGTGTTGTCATTCCATTAACTTTAGCAGCCCTTCGAATCTAAGGGGTACCATTATGAGAATGCATAAAATCTGTTCAAACGCGGGTTGGGATTTTGTGCTTGTACCGTAATTAGCGGATCTGGAtgtatgaaaatgaatgaactaTTGTTGGTGAAATGCTACAGCTTGATGGAATGATTCCTCGATATAAAATAGAGTGGTTAAGACTACAATGGCGCTATGGCTGTAGGCAAGTAGTAAGCGTATTGATACTAAACATGTACCCGTCTACTACGATATTTTGACGTGAAATTACTACCCTCAGTTAGTTTTAACCGATTCAACGGATAGATGAAAAATCTCAGTGCGACAGAAATTTGGtgacagacattttgatactgaGTGGTGAACTCTGTATCAAAACGACCTCCTGCTTTGAGTCCTGTCTGAGATTAAGGACAGCAAGGCACAGACGGCTATCGATCCTTTTTAGAATAGACATGCAAGCACTGAGTTATTATTAACCAAATACAAACACACTTTGCCTGCCCCGACTGACCCCACACAAacatacactcaaatggccGCTTTTTACGTCTTTTAGCCGTACAACTGCTATTATAATATTATGTAAACCGTTTCTCAGGTGTCCGCGATAGTCTCCACGTTTCAGATGCTGACCCTCGCATCGAAAATCCAGTATTTGGGTCGGCGAAAGGAACCCCAACCTTCCATTAGATCTAAGGCTGCCCTTTTAGTAAAAGACAAGATAAAAGCACTACCTGAAACGCtgcttaatgttaccattaacctAGATACTCTAAAGGTACCTTCTTGATATACCCTGCTCTTAAAGTGACCGTCATCAAGATGCCATTAACACTAATGGAACTATATTATgctttatgatataggcgcctGGCCCATTACCATTTTGATGACACTGCTTAATTTCAGCTAAAAAAGACTAAATTTcaggttgaccttgaccttttgacccAACCTTGACCTTTAAGAGGTGACTGGGAGAAAGGCGACCTAATATATAATAGGAATAGACATTAAAACCAAGTTGATATTTCCTATGAGTTGTTCGAAATTAACATTGACAAAAATATACCTTTTTGAGagtggttaccatggaaacgggCACGTTTGCAAGGTTTTCGGAAGAAATGGGGGTGTCAACAGGCAGATTCATATACACCTACTCCTGACAACTATGTTTCAAGCAGCAGTTTTGCATCAGCAAACATGTTTAGTGGATCAACATTTTGAGACTTCAGCTTCCTGACGACAGCCAAGTTAATGAAGTTGTTTTGATAAATCAGCCTTGGTCTATCTTTTTAAGACGAAAAGAAACTTTTAGTCAGGCGTCATGATCAACGAGTAAAAGATCTTTATGCTATCTTGACGCCATTTCTCATGCTATCGTGAGCACCTGATAACGATAGAGTAAAATACATCAGGTGCCAAAAAAACCTGTGAATTTCATTGAGAACATCTCTCCACGTTTCAACTTAAATAAAAAGTGTGTATTCAAAGCTTACCTGGCTTCTTTCCTTCAGCGATATCACAACACGCCTGCACCTTTGCTGTGATCGTCTGCTAAGTTTGTTATGATCTCGTTGAATCGCGCGAAAACGAGATCAAAGACCCACCTGACTCAGTCACAAGCTACTCTCGCCTTACCTAGGTGAGCTGATACGATAGCAAGGCGACCAATTTCACCGCCTCAAATATAAACTTCAAATACGCCATGGGTGTCTCCTTTGtaacaaccaatcagatgtaAGCTTTCTGTTCTTGCCAAACCTGCCATTAAAACAACCGAAATGCAGAATGGTGGTCTTctataggcctacaccccagACGCTGTGGATTGACCTCGTCCCACCCCATTGTTAGCATGGCATATGTACTACCTCATGAGTGTTATGATATCCTTTTTTGAGAAACATGCCGAACGAAAAATGAGATGCGGGAAAATATTGAGACTGGTATTGAGAGAGTGAATTGTCAGAGTCACCGAGTCATTTGTAAATTGgaagattttgtttctgataatGTATCAGGTAACACTCCGGCGCAGTGGAGAAAGTAAGAAGGAAAAATGGCGTGCCTCGGGAGTCTAACATTAGGTGTGCACATAGGCCAATACCATTTTATTCGCAGCGGCTACGGAGTGTAGCGATTCAGAGCAAGTCAGAACACATACATAAATAGCTCAGATTTACTTAAAATAGCCATGAGATCATAAGAGGTGtcaaaatgtttatttttctgCAAAATTATCATCACCTTAGATGCATAAATTTATGGACATTGATGCAAGCAGACGTCAATTCGAACAAAGCCAGTACTGTAGCAGGTGGTTgcgtgatgacgtcacacaaACATTCATCACGTGGGCAGTCGAACGTCTGCTGAGATCAAACATGGGTTGCGAACTTCATTAGCAATTAGCACGCAAAAATATTTAGTAGATGTGACAAGAGCAGACGTTTTATAAATCTCAATAGTAACTTTTTTCATACCAGATACTAAACAATGCAGTAGGGAACTGGCCCAGACTAGTgggttaaagctgaactgcatgcacaaaaccagagcaccccatgtggcaatagtaagaaattcaaacgaccgaaagaccCTTCTGAATACttcctgaaacatgatagacctccgatgcttcgatgcgcttgatttcacaaaccagcaagccacaggacgatgcgaacagtctcggagaattatggaagaataaaaatcaaaatcttctccagggattcgaacccgggaactcgggctcagaatacgaaggctctaaccgtctgagctaggggggctttcttgtgaactgctgccaggaaatatatcttatatgaatggcgattatgctttattttgagagatgaaccagaaattttctcaagtacacgtaatagaagaagataccaagacaaaggtgaacattgctaagagaaaactcagactccgcatacataatcacgcacaccaaagaaaaatgactttcttcctgcagttgcccactggaagccactcaaagatgttgaacagaTTACACACAattgtttgcacattctataaaggcgtataaaacgatAGTGATTTCAAGCAGCCCactggccttgaggataagagtgttggcaataATAAAagcagaggtctcgagttcgagtcccgatgagaggacctctttatttttttccttccagaattctctgcgaacgtcccacggcttgctggtttgtgaaatcaagcgcatcgaagcattggaggtctatcatgtttcaggccgtattcagaagggtctttcggtcgtttgaatttcttactattgctgCATGGgatgctctggttttgtgcatgcagtgaACGAATGTCCCCAGCAGTGAAGCCACTGTCCCCATCAGGAGACTGTCCCAAGCTGGAGGGCAAATGAAGCAAACGTCCCCAGCAGTGAAGCCACTGTCCCCAGAAGGAGACTGTCCCAAGCTGGAGGGCAAAGGAAGCAAACGTCCCCAGCAGTGAAGCCACTGTCCCCAGAAGGAGACTGTCCCAAGCTCGGGGCCAAATGAAGCTAATGTCTCCAGCAGTGAAGCCACTGTCCCCAGCAGGAGACTGCCCCAAGCTGGAGGGCCGGCAAAGGAAGCAAATGTCCCCAGCAGTGAAGCCATACCACTGTCCCCAGCAGGAGACTTTCCCAAGCTGGAAGGCAAATGAAGCAAATGTCCCCAGCAGTGAAGCCACTGTCCCCAGCAGGAGACGTCCCAAGCTGGAGGGTAAAGATGAAGCAAATGTCTCCAGCAGTGAAGCCACTCTCCCCAGTGGGAGACTGCCCCAAGCTCGGGGCCAAATGAAGCAAATGTCCCCAGCAGTGACGCCACTGTCCCCAGCAGGAGACTGTCCCAAGCTGGAGGGCAAATGAACGAATGACTCAAGCAGTGAAGCCACTGTCCCCAGCAGGAGACCGTCCCAAGCTAGAGGGCAATTGAAGCAAAATATCTTTTAATTGTGAGGCCAGTCGGTATCTTAGCATGAAAGTCCaccctgcatgtacatgtactgtaggcctacatgtagttgactCCCGGGgtagtccattgcgtcatccaaATTTGATCTCCGTATAAGAGAGGggcgaggccggtccactgcaccCGGAGTGTAATAATATGTAGGCGGTGAGTGCACTGAGGATATTGCTCAAGAAGACATTATGTAAACATACAGGttatttatacaaaaataaatatGATATTTACGGGAGTACTTTGCGTCTAGTTTGTGACGTACGTTTGCTCCAGATGTcttattgatatacatgtagatatggtGATAAATGTGATAGattgagtatacatgtatatgtgtctCAGTCCAGCCACCTGTTTAAAAAGACGATAATACTGTTAGCagtagagaggtttagatttaGATCGGAGGACGAGAATGAGATACGGATATCGCGTTGCCTGTTGTCAAAAATGCCAACAAAAGGGCCGTTTTtatttacacgggaccaaaccatACCCGACCAGACGAGACCAAATCAGTTTACATCGCTCacgacgtcatgaatgacgtaAAAAGTCTCCTATTGACGAAACATCGAACCTCACCAGACTCGGGCCGGTTTACAAGGCAGACTAATTTCACGATCAAGACCGATCCGGACTTTGTCCCGTGTAAACAACCCTACCGGCACACTGTTTCTTGGCAACAGGACGAGGACGCTGAGTGCCCCCAGCCTTACagaaccatatacatgtaccatgatcCGTTGTACAAAAGGACCGGACACTTTCACCAGGGGACATTTCCTACTTCTACACCGATAGCGAGATATTGATTTGCAATAATGTTGAAGAGGGCAACTATTCGAACAATTTGGTAAAGTATAGGAAGTTACTTTGGATAAGGCAAATGTTAGGGAACTGTAGATTGGCAAATAAGTAACGTAGAAGGCAAGAAAACTaaaaaaatggaaaagaaaCTTTTGGATCAGGCAATGTTGGAAAACTGTAAACTGTCAAATAAGTAAAGTAGAAAACTGCTCGTTGGATCAGGCGGCAAATGTAAGGAACTGTAAACTGGCAAATAAGTAAAGTAGAAAACGTTGGATCAGGCGGCAAATGTAAGGAACTGTAAACTGTCAAATAAGTAAAGTAGAAAACTGCTCGTTGGATCAGGCGGCAAATGTAAGGAAACTGTAAACTGGCAAATAAGTAAAGCAGAAAACTACTCGTTGGATCAGGCGGCAAATGTGAGGAAAGTGTAAACTGGCAAATAAGTAAAGTAGAAAACTACTCGTTGGATCAGCCGGGCAAATGTCAGGAAACTTCAAACTGGCAAATACTATTGTAtatagataaataaataaataaatatatctaTAGTTAGCAGTAGACATTTGGAATTAGGCAAATGTTAGGGAGTAAGAAAGTGTCAATGAACAGGTCAACTTTACATCTGATTCAGACAAAAGGAAAATCTATAGGTTAGAAAAATTTGACtaaaaaatgactgaaaaaagaaaaacatgttcTATTTACGCAGCtaattgcgtcatcctaattagggttagggttattTATTAAAATCTCCCGCCAGAACTAAACTACCGATAACGAACTCGATTGCGTTACATCATTTTGTTATCGCACACTGCTGACGTCAATGAGCCATAACcgctaggtggcagcactgtagaAAGGAAAATTCCCAGTTTCGCGAAACTGAGTTATTTTGACGTGTTTTTTACCCGATTTTCGCTTTTTTCCGTATTGAAAATTGTTTTAGAAGATAGGTCTAATCATAAAGATCATGGCAAGCAATATGTGTCGTCCGTTAGTGACGCTTTTGATCGTTTTACTGGGTCTCTTTTCGAAGGTAAACATTTAGGCCTACCTACGTTTTGAAACAGGAAGTGTTGCGCAAAATAACAAGCCGTGCGGCGACGCCTGTTCATTATTTGCTTTTGGTGGTGGGGGTCAATTCAGTCACAGGGAAGATGGTTTTGCAAAGGCTAATGCTGCTAAGTGTGCATGGTagcctaactacagaatagccgcGACAGTAGtggctctgtacattatgtacactctgtccctctgtacattatgtacacattcctatcatttactAGCACCGGTCATCCTAAAAATTGCGACCAGTGGcatccaacgcgaaataatagggtgtatatggttagaaatgttttcaagctcctaaaacactttcaataaacaagatttagaagtttagtagagtttgcaaacctagttttttatTAATCATCCATCATCTCCATGTGCCAACCTGAATCCTGATGCCAggtcccgattccgctttttctataaacccaaggaacgccagttaaagggaactggaatcgccaagcgatttattcaacttttcgactttcaccgcccgagaaagtcaaacttccaacttcctattcgagttcagatttgtagctccgcccccagtgcccgagcatgcgcagttcaatttgttattattgagaatcatgtgagaatcacgtgagtcatgcgatctttcattcatgaattttcgtagtaaattccctAGTAGTgatgtcactgaatgattgacagctaggcgccatgtttcattcatgcctcgttctgatcactcgatatgcgggaaatgaaaacgaggtcatacgaactggcttggcggttccagttccctttaagtttaaaacaaACATGGGGTCCAGtccttttgctggacgcatactaagatcgttttctggagatgattattcaaaaactaggtttgcaaactccaccaaacttctaaatcttgttttttgaaagtgttttaggagcttgaaaacatttttaaccatatacaccctattgtTTCGCGTTGGAcaccactggtcgccactggacgaaAAATAAGATGACcctttagcacagagtgtcccgggtattctgcagttgctccattCATGGTTCCCAGTCATAGGCCGACAGGGAAAGTGCTAATGATCCTCAAAGTAAAGTTGCAGGGGGGCCGAGGGAGGGGGGCGATGCCGCTGAACTGAACTAGTTCTTGTTGATATTCGACGGGCCTCCTGCTGGAGTTTTGTGGCTGACTGGGTTGTTCCAGAGCTCTGTTCTTGAGTGAAAGCCTGTGCCTAATGACATGACAAAATCTAGTATCAAAAGGGCGTGTAGTGTATGTTGAAATTCCTCGGCGAGGCGTATTGGCATAATAGAAACTTCACACACGCCCATATAAGGCTTTATTTATGCTAGCAAACGCGCATGTTTGTCTCAAAATAGGCCGGAACAATGCCTCGGCTGAACAAAAGATGGCCAGGAGACATACCCAAAAGCCAGAacttggtggggtcttgattgatatttttatatCCCCTCAGGCCTTGAAAAGGTACTGAACGCGAGACGTGGTGCCATCTGCAGGGCTCTATCTAACAAAAGTTCACTACCTCAGCTGGATGGGTATAGCTGTCATTGGCCATTTGTGTAAGCagctttcaggaaaaaaaagttTATCTCACACTCACATGATTTTTAGTCGAGTTTTCACATGTCTCCTTTCTTCGTTTTAGACCTATGCAGAAATTTGCGACAGCGGGATCGTCTGTCAGAGCTGTTGTCTAGATGGCGACTCCTGTTGctatgacgacgacgatgatgattatTACTATACTTGGAACATCTGGAATATGTGGTATTTCTGGTGAGTAAATTATAGGCTAGTTCTTGGAGGCGGCAAGAGGCACTTTTGTTATATAGCAATGCATTATGGGCAAAAGCTAAGTCGAAAAAATGCTGAGGTGAGGGGTCCTCCTTGGACACCCCAATATGATATTTGATTAGGTTACTAAAAAATGAATGCAATAGAAATTCTTTCTCTCCTGTTTTTCTGCATAATTAACAAGTAGGAACATGAAATTTTTAATTCCTTTTTATTGATTGGCAATAGTCCAGCCGGCTTTAACTAAGTTAACTTTATTGTTTGGGATCCTTTACCCCAGGGTCTCTGACAAAGCGTGTGACAGGTACGTCTTGCTACGGGTACAAATCAGGCCTCttaattacatgattcctacaccatatagccgtacaggatgtccccaaattaggtctatttttttaaatttttttttgataataccccctgaagcgttttttgacccctaacataaccaaatctcatccaaatggcctaattttatagttttaccctaagctaaaattatgatttttcaggtgtatgtggtgatatcagtcactaactttgatctatgacgtcgctgttcatgCAAATTGGcccgatgaaatgtccccaaattaagctaaaaagcaaaaaaacatgtcccccaaaataggctaaaaaaatacagggtgtagaggtctccacgtaattgaaaggcctgcaaATTGAGATAAAACCAGTTTTTGTTGCATTTTAGATGCAGACTTGTGTTTTCCAGATGTCATTCACACATAGATACCTAAAAATTGCATCCTTGAGGCTGATGAATAATTCATTGTCCACAATAATTTCAGTTTCTGGCACCACTACTGGGTGACATAAATGTCGATTCTAgacatttgtgatgaaaatcaactgcaaaatacatgtataggtccAAATCGTtgtcatatttgatttcttTCGTACGTAAACGACGTCATCATATGTGGGGCCGGTAAAAGCGCTCACTTTTGCTCCTTACAAAACCGATTGCTGCTTTGATAACTGGTAATTTTAATCTTGCACTTTTCAGGTTTATCATAATTTTTGTTCTTCTATCCTGCTTCGGGGGATGTGGCTACTGGCGCCGCCGTCGAATCCTGCTCCAACAACGTAACTCGGCCGCGACAAGTGTGACCATCCAACCTGGTGTCCCTGTGACAGCTGGTGCTCAACCTGGTCCCTATTTCCAAGGGGGTTACACTAACACCTCGTACGGTACTCCTGGCGTGCCACAAAATATCGCCCAACCTCCAGCAATGTATAATGGTCCGCCAGCTTATACTGAGGTGAGTGAATTatcacatacagtggaacctccctttacggacacctctctattagggacaacctgtctattaagggcactagtattggtcccatattggtcatttccattcaatatgacctctctaatcaggacacctcaatATTAAGGACAGTGCTGTccgtcccgagggtgtccttaatagagaggttctactgtactttgatCGCCTCtcaatttgcatttcaaattAAGAAATACTGTATCAATGCAGGTTAAGAAGTGTCTGTTACTTGTAGGCCtaatacaggtacatgtatattaattcTTTTTACTGGCACCTCTCAACAACTAACTAAATGGCAATGACATAGAATCCtggttaaaaataaaaatcaaaTAAACGTGACAGATAAAATGTGAGAGATGATCAACTGACTTTTTTCCTGTgccaaaatattgccacattAAAGAGATGGCCCACTAGATAACCTGATCGAGTGGTGAATCGTGCCACGCCAAGTATAATGACATTGTCCGTGTTTGAGGCCgtacattctccaagcagaccgTAGGAATTAGGATATTCTCTCGCCAGTCCTGACTTCCATTACTGTGTGAGGTCAAAAATGTGGCACCAGTGCATAATGATATCTGATTAACAGTTCAATAGCAAGCGATCAGTCACACAAAACTCACAGAAAACACACGTATTTAACCCTGGACACGAAAGATTAAtaggtctattgtttttctgaTTGCGTCGGTGTGTATTGGCTAATTCGAAGCTGGAGCTGATCAGTTGCTACGATTCTGCTATCTTCACACACCTGTGATCTTCTCCACAAATCGTGATGCAGCGTATCCCTAGCACAGTCTTGTGTTGACGGCCTTGTAATGACGTAGTCACTTGACTCGGCAGGGGAGTCTACCGGCCATGTTGACGAAAGTGACAACACACGGCATAAAATatgataggctcctctgcattcgcagtggcgggaccaaagctatggaatgagcttccaaatagtgttcgtggccagagtaccctgggtcgttttaaaactgcactaaaaaactcatatttttaagaaattcttttgaatcctttgcaggttttctttagtaatgactgttattctatcatgtattaatgttatgttttattataaattgtaaagcgcttagaagttttaacaacgttaagcgctataaaaatgtttttaataataataataataacatctAAATACTAAACGATACTTTTGAAACGTTACTTGCAGGTGATCTCCAAACCCGACCAATATCCCCAGCCTCCTAAAACACATCCCGATGGTCAAATGAGAGCTCCCTACCCCACGCAACCCGGATTTGCTGCTATGCCGTATCAAACCGGACCAGATGGTGGTGCTGCTAGGCCACCGCCGTACGTCGCTGCGCCGTCAAGCCAGACTCCAGGAGAGGCTGCGCCGTATCCTACACAAGGACAAGCGCCGTATCCCCAGCAGAATTCAACTCCTTACCCACAACAGTAACCGTGGCGACCTAACTTTACAAGCAGGGAGTTGTTTCTAATCCATGTCATCTTGATGGTGGTGGAGTGTGTATATGCAAATGTTTCACCCTAACCACATTTTAggaaaattattgaaaattattACTAAGAAGACTTTGAGACAATATTAGGTTCACACTAAAGGCCCGGTACTCTGATGTTGTCGATAAGTTTTCCTCCAGGTACTGTCAGAACATTGTAAACTTTGCCCATTGAGCCTTCTACTAAGCGTGTTAGAAAGATTACAGACTTTCAAATCATGGGGTGGGATGGGTTAAATGTTTAAATAGAGCAGTTCGTATCATTCAACCAGAATTGAAGCACCTGATTCTAAAAACTCCACTTATCCCATTTCCTTATCAAATTCCGAATTGGCTATCTAGCGTCTAACTAGGTTGTGACTGGTGTTTACTGAAAGACTGATGTTAGACTAGACCAAAGGCAAACTTCCTTGTTGAAAAATTTAACTcgactttgaaaatttctagTTGTAAAATTTAGGCCgatttggtttttagctcacctcttagcagaggtgagcttatcccataccgtgtcgtccgtcgtcgtcgtcgtcgtcgtcgtccgtcgtccgttagcagggcacgtttcgtaactgttagagctattgagttgaaacttggtacacatgtacccttatgtaatgacaccttggagaccaagtttcggtccgattcatttcatggtttggccaccagggggccaaacgataaaagtgaaaatatgcaatatctcccttaatagtagttgggaaattttgaaaaaaatatggtaggtacttctagcaaaggtgcatcatatatcctccgggtttttgatttgacctccttttcaaggtcacagaggtcaaatggtgtaaattggccgttaggatgtaacgatggcacgtttctaaactgcaatgactattgataccaaatttggtacacatttaccccttagtcaggtgatctcagggacctaagtttggtccaatatgattcaccacttgaccaccagggggcaaaatccaaaaaccttaaaaatgtgattattccttaacttcttgcccgattgccaccaatttgatatcatgggtacatctaaccaccatacagtatatgtcacacaggtttttaatttgaccttcttgtcaaggtcacagaggtcaaatggcgtaaattcgccgtcaggcacatttcttaactgcaatgactattgatcacaaattaagtacacatgtaccccttggtcaggtgatctcaggtaccgaagtttggtgcgatctgatttgccgtttggcctccagggagggggccaaatcctaaattcttcaaaatgccattattcccagtaatgacttgcccgattggcaccaattttatatcataggtacatctaattctaacaaccattcaatgtgtcacccgggtcttctttgatttgacctacttttcaaggtcacagaggtcgaatgtactg
It encodes:
- the LOC135500107 gene encoding WW domain binding protein VOPP1-like, whose amino-acid sequence is MASNMCRPLVTLLIVLLGLFSKTYAEICDSGIVCQSCCLDGDSCCYDDDDDDYYYTWNIWNMWYFWFIIIFVLLSCFGGCGYWRRRRILLQQRNSAATSVTIQPGVPVTAGAQPGPYFQGGYTNTSYGTPGVPQNIAQPPAMYNGPPAYTEVISKPDQYPQPPKTHPDGQMRAPYPTQPGFAAMPYQTGPDGGAARPPPYVAAPSSQTPGEAAPYPTQGQAPYPQQNSTPYPQQ